One window of Pseudomonas urmiensis genomic DNA carries:
- a CDS encoding sigma-54-dependent Fis family transcriptional regulator: protein MHSLTDPAVPYATTAETDIAHDSDPQVRQAFRRALRLMERGIAVLIRGETGTGKEILARALHAHSQRRNAQLVALNCASIPETLIESELFGYSRGAFSGALPGGKKGKVQQADGGTLFLDEIGDMPYEQQTRLLRVIAEREVTPLGAERSLPVNFALVCATHQDLTARVADGSFREDLFYRIATGVVELPPLRERTDRGELLCNMVAHELPGCDPRQVISAEVWSLLLTHAWPGNLRQMRAVIRYACAVMEGARIQRGDLPVDFLAQLPPASGAVRPVMPNVTPIRPIRPTRAGDERADVLEVLQACRWNMSAAARELGICRPSLYRVLRRLDIPPLKEQLALGACRNA, encoded by the coding sequence ATGCATTCCCTGACTGACCCTGCTGTGCCGTACGCCACCACCGCCGAAACCGATATCGCCCATGACAGTGACCCGCAGGTGCGCCAGGCCTTTCGCCGCGCGTTGCGCCTGATGGAGCGTGGCATTGCCGTGCTGATCCGGGGCGAGACCGGTACCGGCAAAGAGATTCTTGCCCGTGCCCTGCATGCCCACAGTCAACGGCGCAACGCCCAACTGGTGGCGCTCAACTGTGCCTCGATCCCCGAGACGCTGATCGAAAGCGAGCTGTTCGGCTACAGCCGTGGTGCCTTTTCCGGCGCGTTGCCGGGTGGCAAGAAGGGCAAGGTCCAGCAGGCGGATGGCGGCACCTTGTTTCTCGATGAGATCGGCGATATGCCCTACGAGCAGCAGACCCGTCTGCTGCGGGTGATCGCCGAGCGTGAAGTGACCCCGCTGGGCGCCGAACGCAGCCTGCCGGTGAATTTCGCCTTGGTCTGCGCCACCCACCAGGACCTGACCGCGCGGGTGGCCGACGGCAGTTTTCGCGAGGATTTGTTCTATCGCATCGCCACTGGCGTGGTGGAGCTACCGCCGCTGCGCGAGCGCACCGATCGCGGCGAGTTGCTGTGCAACATGGTTGCTCATGAACTGCCCGGTTGCGATCCGCGCCAGGTGATCAGCGCTGAAGTCTGGTCGCTGCTGCTGACCCACGCCTGGCCCGGCAACCTGCGCCAGATGCGCGCGGTGATCCGCTATGCCTGTGCGGTGATGGAAGGTGCGCGGATCCAGCGCGGCGATCTGCCGGTGGACTTCCTCGCCCAGTTGCCGCCTGCCTCAGGCGCAGTACGTCCGGTGATGCCTAATGTCACGCCGATTCGCCCGATTCGCCCGACTCGCGCAGGCGATGAGCGCGCCGATGTGCTCGAAGTGCTGCAAGCCTGTCGCTGGAACATGTCGGCGGCGGCGCGTGAGCTGGGTATCTGCCGGCCATCGCTGTACCGGGTGCTACGGCGCCTGGATATCCCTCCGCTCAAGGAACAGTTGGCGCTGGGCGCCTGCCGCAACGCCTGA
- a CDS encoding glycosyl transferase family protein, whose protein sequence is MTELCAELRPLTLETPAEHPFAEFVRILGKGKRGARGLTREEARAAMTLLLEGKVEDTQLGAFLMLLRHKEESAEELAGFTEALRTHLQAPNIAVDLDWPSYAGKKRHLPWYLLAAKCLAGNGVRIMLHGGGAHTAGRMYTEQLLTLLEIPLCRSWQAVSNALDEQRLAFFPLQDWAPQLQRMIDLRNTLGLRSPIHSLARVLNPLAARCGLQSIFHPGYQAVHREASRLLGDHAVVIKGDGGEIEINPDVASHLYGTSGGENWDEEWPAMSAQRHVKPASLQPEQLLAVWRGEAQDSYGEMAVIATMALALRGLGQDREQAFGNARVYWAERKNIN, encoded by the coding sequence ATGACCGAACTCTGCGCCGAACTGCGCCCGCTCACCCTGGAAACGCCAGCCGAACACCCCTTCGCCGAATTCGTGCGCATCCTAGGCAAAGGCAAGCGCGGCGCCCGCGGCCTGACCCGAGAAGAGGCCCGCGCGGCGATGACCCTGCTGCTCGAAGGCAAGGTCGAGGATACCCAACTGGGCGCCTTCCTCATGCTCTTGCGGCACAAGGAAGAAAGCGCCGAGGAGCTGGCTGGGTTCACCGAGGCGCTGCGCACGCACCTGCAAGCGCCGAACATCGCTGTCGATCTGGACTGGCCCAGCTACGCCGGCAAAAAGCGCCATCTACCCTGGTATTTGCTGGCGGCCAAGTGCCTGGCCGGCAATGGCGTGCGGATCATGCTGCATGGCGGTGGCGCCCACACCGCAGGCCGGATGTACACCGAGCAGTTGCTGACCCTGCTGGAAATTCCGCTGTGTCGCAGCTGGCAAGCGGTCTCCAACGCCCTCGATGAACAGCGCCTGGCCTTCTTCCCGTTGCAGGACTGGGCGCCCCAGCTGCAACGAATGATCGATCTGCGCAACACCTTGGGCCTGCGTTCGCCGATTCACTCGCTGGCCCGGGTGCTCAATCCGCTGGCAGCGCGTTGCGGCCTGCAAAGCATTTTCCACCCCGGCTACCAGGCAGTGCACCGCGAGGCCAGCCGTTTGCTGGGCGACCACGCCGTGGTGATCAAAGGTGACGGCGGCGAGATCGAGATCAACCCGGACGTTGCCAGCCATCTGTACGGCACCAGCGGCGGCGAGAACTGGGACGAAGAGTGGCCGGCCATGAGCGCCCAGCGCCATGTCAAACCGGCCAGCCTGCAGCCTGAGCAACTGCTTGCGGTCTGGCGCGGCGAAGCGCAAGACAGCTACGGCGAAATGGCGGTGATCGCAACCATGGCCCTGGCCCTGCGCGGGCTTGGGCAAGATCGCGAGCAGGCTTTCGGCAATGCCCGTGTTTACTGGGCGGAGCGCAAAAACATCAATTAA
- a CDS encoding SDR family NAD(P)-dependent oxidoreductase: MNAAAAYAPLNFTLTGRTALVTGAARGIGHAIAVALGHCGARVALADLDPQAAERAAELLRAQGIEAIGVGVDVAEEQQVQAMVTQVERLFGGVDILVNNAGIVSTAPLLELTTAEWNRVMAIDLNSVFFCVKAVLPGMMDRRAGRIINIASVAGKRGGGLLGNSCYAAAKGAVIALTKGLAREAGPFDITVNAVSPALTDTEMTSVLAPQARAQVLAQMPLGRAGTPRDIAAAVCFLASAEAGFVTGEIMDVDGGFMRD; this comes from the coding sequence ATGAATGCCGCTGCCGCTTACGCCCCTTTGAACTTCACCCTGACCGGCCGCACCGCCTTAGTGACGGGCGCCGCCCGCGGGATTGGCCACGCCATCGCCGTCGCGCTTGGCCACTGCGGGGCGCGGGTCGCCCTGGCCGATCTTGATCCACAGGCCGCGGAGCGTGCGGCCGAACTGCTGCGTGCACAGGGGATCGAGGCTATTGGCGTGGGGGTGGATGTGGCAGAGGAGCAGCAGGTGCAGGCGATGGTCACGCAGGTCGAGCGACTGTTCGGTGGGGTCGATATTCTGGTCAACAACGCCGGGATCGTTTCTACAGCGCCGCTGCTGGAGCTGACCACGGCGGAGTGGAATCGGGTCATGGCGATCGATCTCAACAGCGTGTTCTTCTGTGTCAAGGCGGTGCTGCCGGGGATGATGGATCGGCGTGCCGGGCGGATCATCAACATCGCTTCGGTAGCCGGTAAGCGCGGGGGAGGGTTGTTGGGCAACAGTTGCTATGCGGCGGCCAAGGGTGCGGTGATCGCCCTGACCAAGGGGCTGGCGCGTGAGGCGGGGCCGTTCGACATTACTGTAAACGCAGTGTCGCCGGCACTGACCGATACCGAGATGACCAGCGTGCTGGCGCCGCAAGCTCGGGCGCAGGTGCTGGCGCAGATGCCGCTGGGGCGTGCTGGGACGCCACGGGATATTGCTGCGGCAGTGTGTTTCTTGGCGTCGGCGGAGGCAGGCTTTGTCACCGGTGAGATCATGGATGTGGATGGCGGGTTCATGCGCGACTGA
- a CDS encoding SDR family NAD(P)-dependent oxidoreductase, producing MSQAAKTTMYAPAHGRVALVTGAAMGIGAAIAERLGHDGHSVVVADINLAAAEEMVAGLRVQGIEAQAMVIDVGDGQSISALFAQLREHYGRCDVLVNNAGVARTQAFLDTELEGWQRLMNINLTGTLLCSQQAAQLMREQGWGRIINVASISGMRASMGRTAYGTSKAAVIGLTRQMAIELAEHGITVNGIAPGPVDTPLTQTLHSAATRESYARAVPLRRYGTPAEMAGAVAFLASEDASYISGHVIPVDGGFMASGILEI from the coding sequence ATGAGCCAAGCTGCGAAAACAACGATGTATGCGCCAGCCCACGGCCGGGTTGCGCTGGTGACGGGGGCTGCGATGGGTATCGGTGCGGCCATCGCCGAACGCCTGGGTCACGACGGCCACAGCGTGGTGGTGGCCGATATCAACCTGGCGGCGGCCGAAGAGATGGTCGCTGGGCTGCGGGTGCAGGGCATCGAGGCCCAGGCCATGGTCATCGATGTCGGCGATGGGCAGTCGATCAGTGCGCTGTTCGCCCAGCTGCGCGAGCACTATGGGCGCTGCGATGTGCTGGTCAACAATGCTGGCGTCGCCCGCACCCAGGCGTTTCTCGATACTGAGCTTGAGGGTTGGCAACGGCTGATGAACATCAACCTGACCGGCACCTTGCTGTGCAGCCAACAGGCGGCGCAGTTGATGCGCGAGCAGGGCTGGGGGCGGATCATCAACGTCGCTTCGATCAGTGGCATGCGCGCGAGCATGGGACGTACTGCTTATGGCACGTCGAAGGCAGCGGTGATTGGCCTGACCCGGCAGATGGCGATTGAACTGGCTGAGCATGGCATCACGGTTAACGGCATTGCACCGGGGCCGGTGGATACGCCACTGACCCAGACCCTGCATTCGGCGGCGACGCGTGAGTCGTATGCGCGGGCGGTGCCTCTACGCCGCTATGGCACGCCGGCGGAGATGGCGGGGGCGGTGGCGTTTCTGGCTTCTGAGGATGCCTCGTACATCAGCGGGCATGTGATCCCGGTGGATGGTGGCTTCATGGCTTCGGGGATCCTGGAGATCTGA
- a CDS encoding glutathione S-transferase family protein, with translation MGLLIDGRWHDQWYQTSKDGAFQRENAQRRNQLPAPEAGRYHLYVSLACPWAHRTLIFRAIKGLEPLIDVSVVSWLMGEHGWTFDKQNGSSGDQLDGLDYLHQRYTQDDPNYTGRVTVPVLWDKKQKRIVNNESAEIIRIFNSAFDELTGNRLDLYPEALRPTIEALNERIYPAVNNGVYRAGFATTQEAYEAAFDEVFNELDYLEALLSRQRYLAGEYLTEADVRLFTTLVRFDAVYHGHFKCNLRRLSDYPNLSNWLRELYQWPGVAGTVDMEHIQKHYYMSHKTINPNGIVPKGPLQDFSLAHDRERLTGYGIWQGR, from the coding sequence ATGGGCCTTTTGATTGATGGCCGCTGGCATGACCAGTGGTACCAGACCAGCAAGGACGGCGCGTTCCAGCGCGAGAACGCACAACGGCGTAATCAGCTGCCCGCCCCCGAAGCCGGCCGCTATCACCTGTATGTGTCACTGGCCTGCCCGTGGGCACACCGCACCCTGATTTTCCGCGCGATCAAAGGCCTGGAGCCGCTGATCGACGTCTCGGTGGTCAGTTGGCTGATGGGCGAGCACGGCTGGACTTTCGATAAGCAAAATGGCTCCAGCGGCGATCAGCTCGACGGCCTCGACTACCTGCACCAGCGCTATACCCAGGATGACCCCAATTACACCGGCCGAGTGACCGTGCCTGTGCTGTGGGACAAGAAGCAAAAGCGCATCGTCAACAACGAGTCGGCCGAGATCATCCGCATTTTCAACAGTGCCTTCGATGAGCTGACCGGCAATCGTCTTGACCTGTACCCCGAAGCGCTGCGCCCAACCATTGAAGCGTTGAACGAGCGCATCTATCCGGCAGTGAACAACGGCGTGTACCGGGCAGGTTTCGCGACCACCCAAGAGGCCTATGAAGCGGCGTTCGACGAAGTGTTCAACGAACTGGACTACCTGGAAGCGCTGCTCAGCCGCCAGCGCTATCTGGCCGGTGAATACCTGACCGAGGCCGACGTGCGCCTGTTCACCACCCTGGTGCGTTTCGATGCGGTCTACCATGGCCACTTCAAGTGCAACCTGCGACGGTTGAGCGACTACCCGAATCTGTCCAACTGGCTGCGTGAGCTGTATCAGTGGCCTGGAGTGGCAGGCACCGTGGATATGGAGCATATCCAGAAGCACTACTACATGAGCCACAAGACCATCAACCCCAATGGCATCGTGCCTAAAGGGCCGCTACAGGACTTCAGCCTGGCCCATGATCGTGAGCGCCTTACTGGCTACGGCATCTGGCAGGGCCGCTAA
- a CDS encoding LysR family transcriptional regulator, whose product MIELRHLHYFRTLAETLHFGRAAERLHISQPPLSRQIALLEEELGVKLFDRSRRRVELTEAGQRFYLDTGTVFAAFEQAKRNALAAARGAAGELSVGFMMSTAYSITPAITRRYAALYPQVNLKLTETLPLDLAQDISSGNKDVAIMYRPQDCSGLETVTLYREEMTLVLPPGHRLMEHELIDPQALAGEPFIIVPRRIAPALHDMIFNYCLQHGVTPNIGMEINMQQTIVNLVGEGLGVAIVPRSMRNMRLATTSFKPLKHAPVIEVVAVWKADNHNPCIATFVETALQAGEQATREDQAQRGLEG is encoded by the coding sequence GTGATCGAACTGCGCCATTTGCATTACTTCCGCACCCTGGCCGAGACCTTGCATTTTGGCCGCGCAGCCGAGCGCCTGCACATCTCGCAGCCGCCGTTGTCGCGGCAGATCGCCCTGCTGGAAGAGGAACTGGGGGTGAAATTGTTCGATCGCTCGCGGCGCCGGGTCGAGCTGACCGAAGCCGGCCAGCGCTTCTACCTGGACACCGGCACGGTGTTCGCCGCCTTCGAGCAGGCCAAGCGCAATGCCCTGGCCGCCGCGCGCGGGGCGGCTGGCGAATTGTCGGTGGGGTTCATGATGTCGACCGCCTACAGCATCACCCCGGCCATCACCCGCCGCTACGCAGCGCTGTATCCGCAGGTCAACCTCAAGTTGACCGAGACCTTGCCGCTGGACCTGGCCCAGGACATCAGCAGTGGCAACAAGGACGTGGCGATCATGTACCGGCCGCAGGATTGCAGTGGCCTGGAGACGGTGACCCTGTACCGCGAAGAAATGACCTTGGTGCTACCGCCTGGGCATCGTTTGATGGAACACGAGCTGATCGACCCGCAAGCGCTGGCCGGCGAGCCGTTCATCATCGTGCCCAGGCGGATTGCCCCGGCGCTGCACGACATGATCTTCAACTACTGCCTGCAGCACGGCGTGACGCCGAACATCGGCATGGAGATCAACATGCAGCAGACCATCGTCAACCTGGTGGGTGAAGGCTTAGGGGTCGCCATCGTGCCGCGCTCGATGCGCAACATGCGCCTGGCCACCACCAGCTTCAAGCCGTTGAAGCACGCGCCGGTGATCGAAGTGGTGGCAGTGTGGAAGGCCGATAACCACAACCCGTGCATTGCCACCTTTGTCGAGACGGCGCTGCAGGCGGGCGAGCAGGCAACGCGCGAGGATCAGGCGCAGCGGGGGTTGGAGGGGTGA
- the tusB gene encoding sulfurtransferase complex subunit TusB: MTTLHVIAHSPFGDNRLQSCLRLLGADDALLLCGDAVYALRNGTEPQRLLQAASLEARLYALDEDLQARGIGGIDGALAEAVDYPAFVALSLKYDKVNSWL; this comes from the coding sequence ATGACGACCCTGCATGTAATTGCCCACTCACCGTTTGGCGACAACCGCCTGCAAAGCTGCCTGCGCTTGCTGGGTGCTGACGATGCGCTGCTGTTGTGCGGCGATGCGGTCTACGCCCTGCGTAACGGCACTGAGCCACAGCGGCTGTTGCAAGCGGCCAGCCTGGAGGCTCGGCTGTACGCGCTCGACGAAGACCTGCAGGCCCGCGGCATTGGCGGCATTGATGGTGCCTTGGCCGAAGCCGTGGACTACCCGGCCTTCGTTGCGCTGTCGCTCAAGTATGACAAGGTAAATAGCTGGTTATGA
- a CDS encoding TRAP transporter substrate-binding protein, translated as MSDFTRRSFIKTASLASAAVAAAGMGLYSGNSRAADFKLKFANNLPISHPMNIRAREMAKAIKEETNGALSVQVFPSSQLGSDTDTLAQVRSGAVDLFSLSPVILGTLVPSVQISAVGFAFKDYQQVWSAMDGALGEHVRGEIAKTGTLFAYERMWDNGFRVTTTSTRPVASPDDLRGMKLRVPPSPIIMSIFRALDAAPTSINFAEVYSALQTRIVEGQENPLTLVSSAKLYEVQKYCSLTNHVWDGFWMLGNSASIGRLPPELQAVLRKHIEAAVLAQRDDLAKLEGTTRDTLKGKGLELVDSPAEPFRAKLRSANYYADWHEKFGDEAWAILEQFSGKLA; from the coding sequence ATGAGCGATTTCACCCGCCGTTCCTTCATCAAGACGGCCTCACTGGCATCGGCCGCTGTCGCTGCCGCCGGGATGGGCCTGTACAGCGGCAATAGCCGCGCCGCCGACTTCAAGCTGAAGTTTGCCAACAACCTGCCCATCAGCCACCCGATGAACATCCGTGCCCGGGAAATGGCCAAGGCGATCAAGGAGGAAACCAACGGCGCGCTGAGCGTGCAGGTGTTCCCCAGCAGCCAGCTGGGCAGCGATACCGACACCCTGGCCCAGGTACGCTCTGGCGCGGTCGACCTGTTCTCGCTGTCGCCGGTGATTCTCGGCACCCTGGTGCCGTCGGTGCAGATCAGCGCGGTGGGTTTTGCCTTCAAGGACTACCAGCAAGTCTGGAGCGCAATGGACGGCGCCCTTGGCGAGCACGTGCGCGGTGAGATCGCCAAGACCGGTACGCTGTTTGCCTATGAGCGGATGTGGGACAACGGTTTTCGCGTCACCACCACCAGCACCCGGCCGGTGGCCAGCCCCGATGACCTGCGCGGGATGAAGCTACGGGTGCCGCCGAGCCCGATCATCATGTCGATTTTCCGCGCCCTGGATGCAGCGCCGACCAGCATCAACTTCGCCGAAGTCTACTCGGCGCTGCAGACGCGCATCGTCGAAGGCCAGGAGAACCCGCTGACCCTGGTGTCCTCGGCCAAGCTCTATGAAGTGCAGAAGTATTGCTCGCTGACCAACCATGTCTGGGATGGCTTCTGGATGCTCGGCAACAGCGCCTCCATCGGCCGCCTGCCGCCTGAGCTGCAAGCGGTGCTGCGCAAGCACATCGAGGCGGCGGTGCTGGCCCAGCGCGATGACCTGGCCAAACTGGAAGGCACTACGCGCGACACCCTCAAAGGCAAGGGCCTGGAGCTGGTCGACTCGCCCGCCGAGCCGTTCCGCGCCAAGTTGCGCAGCGCCAATTACTACGCCGACTGGCACGAGAAGTTCGGCGACGAGGCCTGGGCCATTCTTGAGCAGTTCTCCGGGAAACTGGCCTGA
- a CDS encoding TusE/DsrC/DsvC family sulfur relay protein: MSTLTVGDQQIALDKDGFLVDLHDWSPAVAEALAAREAIALSQDHWEILELLRQFYQEFELSPATRPLIKYTALKLGAEKGNSPHLNRLFNGTPAKLAAKLAGLPKPTNCI, from the coding sequence ATGAGCACCCTGACTGTCGGCGATCAGCAGATCGCTTTGGACAAGGACGGCTTTCTGGTCGACCTGCACGACTGGTCCCCCGCCGTCGCCGAGGCCTTGGCTGCGCGCGAGGCCATCGCCCTGAGCCAGGATCACTGGGAGATCCTCGAACTGCTGCGCCAGTTTTACCAGGAGTTCGAGTTGTCGCCAGCCACCCGCCCGCTGATCAAGTACACCGCACTCAAGCTGGGCGCGGAAAAAGGCAACAGCCCACACCTCAATCGCCTGTTCAACGGCACTCCCGCCAAACTCGCCGCCAAGCTGGCGGGCCTGCCCAAGCCGACCAATTGCATATGA
- a CDS encoding transposase — protein MAMQAGKLIVGTDVAKAELVIHHDASDEVIKLKNSKPDIKRWLKQQPLNTAIAVEATNVYHLDLVELAHGAGLEVYVIDGFQLSNYRKSVGGRVKTDPSDARLLSRFLRNEGEDLRPWSPPPAVYGKVQSLLRRRAALVTARTAMTQSWANESLLKSAFEVFVKSIDRLDLLIQKKLKDVLREAGLQEQVARCQAVEGIGFLTAAALVMAFVRGEFKNSDSFIAFLGMDLRVNDSGQTNGRRRLTKRGCSEIRRLLHNAAMSASRSAAWRDLYEQHRNSGKATTQALVILARKLARVAFALMKNQGEYITRAMKLACP, from the coding sequence ATGGCAATGCAGGCAGGCAAACTGATCGTGGGTACGGACGTCGCAAAGGCTGAGTTGGTTATCCATCACGACGCTAGTGATGAGGTAATCAAACTGAAAAATTCAAAACCCGACATCAAGCGATGGTTGAAACAACAGCCGCTCAACACGGCTATCGCAGTTGAAGCGACCAACGTCTATCACTTGGACCTGGTCGAGTTAGCCCATGGTGCGGGTCTTGAGGTTTATGTCATTGATGGCTTTCAACTGAGCAACTATCGGAAAAGTGTTGGAGGACGAGTCAAAACTGACCCTTCTGATGCGAGATTGTTGTCCCGGTTCTTGAGAAACGAAGGGGAAGATCTTCGCCCCTGGAGCCCCCCTCCCGCCGTCTACGGCAAGGTCCAGAGCCTTCTGCGACGCAGAGCTGCCTTGGTGACAGCGCGCACTGCAATGACTCAGAGCTGGGCCAATGAAAGCCTTTTGAAGAGCGCCTTCGAAGTGTTCGTCAAATCGATAGACCGCCTCGATTTACTGATTCAGAAAAAACTTAAGGACGTGCTCCGAGAAGCCGGACTACAAGAACAAGTGGCTCGCTGCCAAGCCGTAGAAGGAATTGGTTTTCTGACCGCTGCGGCATTAGTCATGGCCTTTGTCAGAGGCGAATTTAAAAACAGTGACTCCTTCATCGCATTCCTTGGAATGGACCTGCGAGTTAATGACTCTGGGCAGACGAATGGACGTCGTCGCCTGACAAAGCGGGGATGTTCAGAGATCCGTCGTTTGCTGCACAACGCGGCAATGTCCGCCAGCAGGTCGGCCGCTTGGAGAGACCTTTATGAGCAGCATCGAAACAGCGGTAAAGCAACAACCCAAGCCTTGGTCATCTTGGCTCGAAAGCTTGCCCGCGTGGCTTTCGCCCTGATGAAAAATCAGGGCGAATACATCACCAGAGCTATGAAATTGGCTTGCCCATAA
- a CDS encoding TRAP transporter large permease, whose translation MSAPAVTASNVSQRLPARVLICLNTWTMRVVGVIAVTLMVIETLVLLAGVIARYVLHSPLIWSDELASSLFIWLSMFGAVLALDRGEHMRMSAVVNKLPAAWRGFSETLSALIVCLFVAMIISPAMQHSHEQMWITTPALGIPDGVRAAALPVGAVLMLLAAVARMARYSTVRQFMAGLAVVAVVGAALWLAQPLLAAMGNYNLVVFFLVLLGACVFGGIPIAFAFGTATMAYLALATHAPLSIVVGRMDEGMSHMVLLAVPLFVLLGVVLQLSGMARTLIDFMASLLGHVRGGLQYVLLGAMFLVSGISGSKVADMAAVAPALFPEMKRRGSKPEELAALLSATGAMTETIPPSLVLITIGAVCSVSITALFIGGLMPAVVATIAIAVVCWWRSRKEDGPKIERAPLSRVAKTFLIALPALALPLLIRVAVLEGAATATEVSTIGVAYVVLVGLAMHLFMRHIEFARLYPMLLEAAALSGAILLIIGMASAMAWALTQSGFSASLVELIEEIPGGTFGFMFVTILVFLILGSVLEGIPAIVLFGPLMFPLAEMLGIHPVHYAMVVILAMGVGLFAPPLGVGFYAACAISKTSSDHVIRRVWGYLGALLVALVVVACFPWISIGFL comes from the coding sequence ATGAGCGCGCCAGCGGTCACGGCCTCCAACGTTTCGCAGCGCCTGCCGGCCCGGGTGCTGATCTGCCTGAACACCTGGACCATGCGTGTGGTCGGGGTCATCGCCGTCACCTTGATGGTGATCGAGACCCTGGTGCTGCTGGCGGGGGTGATCGCCCGCTATGTGCTGCACAGCCCGTTGATCTGGTCCGACGAGCTGGCGTCGTCGCTGTTCATCTGGCTGTCGATGTTCGGCGCGGTGCTGGCGCTGGACCGTGGCGAACACATGCGCATGTCGGCGGTGGTGAACAAGTTGCCGGCTGCCTGGCGCGGCTTCAGTGAAACCTTGTCGGCGCTGATTGTCTGCCTGTTCGTGGCGATGATCATTTCTCCGGCGATGCAGCATTCGCATGAGCAGATGTGGATTACCACGCCCGCCTTGGGCATCCCTGACGGGGTGCGCGCGGCAGCACTGCCGGTGGGCGCGGTACTGATGCTGTTGGCGGCGGTAGCGCGCATGGCACGCTATTCGACAGTGCGCCAGTTCATGGCCGGGCTTGCGGTGGTGGCGGTGGTGGGGGCGGCGTTGTGGCTGGCCCAGCCATTGCTGGCGGCGATGGGTAACTACAACCTGGTGGTGTTCTTCCTGGTGCTGCTGGGGGCGTGCGTGTTTGGCGGTATCCCGATTGCCTTCGCCTTCGGTACGGCGACCATGGCCTACCTGGCCCTGGCCACCCATGCGCCGCTGTCGATCGTGGTCGGGCGCATGGACGAGGGCATGTCGCACATGGTGCTGTTGGCGGTGCCGCTGTTCGTCCTGCTGGGGGTGGTGCTACAACTGTCGGGCATGGCCCGCACGCTGATCGACTTCATGGCCTCGCTGCTCGGCCATGTGCGCGGGGGCCTTCAGTACGTGCTGTTGGGGGCGATGTTCCTGGTGTCGGGGATTTCCGGCTCCAAGGTCGCCGACATGGCTGCGGTGGCACCGGCCTTGTTCCCCGAGATGAAGCGGCGCGGCTCCAAGCCAGAGGAGCTGGCAGCGCTGCTGTCGGCTACCGGGGCGATGACCGAGACCATTCCGCCAAGCCTGGTGCTGATCACCATTGGCGCGGTGTGCAGCGTATCGATCACCGCGCTGTTCATTGGCGGCTTGATGCCGGCGGTGGTCGCGACAATCGCTATCGCGGTGGTCTGCTGGTGGCGGTCACGCAAGGAAGACGGACCGAAGATCGAGCGCGCACCGCTGTCGCGGGTGGCCAAGACCTTCCTCATTGCCTTGCCCGCATTGGCGCTGCCGCTGCTGATCCGCGTGGCGGTGCTCGAAGGCGCCGCGACCGCCACTGAGGTGTCGACCATCGGCGTGGCCTACGTGGTGTTGGTCGGCCTTGCCATGCACCTGTTCATGCGCCACATCGAGTTCGCCCGGCTGTACCCGATGCTGCTGGAAGCGGCGGCGCTATCGGGGGCGATTTTGCTGATCATCGGCATGGCCTCGGCGATGGCCTGGGCACTGACCCAGTCCGGGTTCTCTGCCTCGTTGGTCGAGCTGATCGAGGAAATCCCTGGCGGCACCTTTGGCTTCATGTTCGTCACCATTTTGGTGTTCCTGATTCTGGGCAGCGTGCTCGAGGGCATCCCGGCGATCGTGCTGTTCGGCCCGTTGATGTTCCCGCTGGCGGAAATGCTCGGTATCCATCCGGTGCACTACGCCATGGTGGTGATCCTGGCGATGGGCGTGGGCCTGTTCGCACCGCCTTTGGGGGTCGGCTTCTACGCCGCCTGTGCGATCAGCAAGACCTCGTCCGATCACGTTATACGCAGGGTTTGGGGTTACCTGGGGGCCTTGCTGGTGGCCCTGGTAGTGGTGGCCTGCTTCCCATGGATTTCCATTGGTTTCCTTTAA